One Candidatus Ornithobacterium hominis genomic region harbors:
- a CDS encoding MFS transporter gives MGFVDLVGIATNYMKEDFKLTESMAGLLPSMVFLWFLIFSIPTGILMNKIGRKNTVLLSLVITILALAIPFISYNYGMMLIFCCLLGIGNTLLQVSLNPLISSVVTGDKLASSLTFGQFLKAIASFSAPIIAVWAATSLNDWKLLFPIFMVISILAVILLGITKVNEPDKSIKTSSFSDCFKLLGDQTILLCFIGILCTVGLDVGVNVMAPKLFIERLGWSIEKAGYATSVYFLFRTIGSFLGAFILAKFSSRIFYIISVACIFIALSLLFVAQNDAILYFDVAILYSAIAIIGFGNANLFSIFFSKALLNKPNHQNEVSGLMVMGISGGAIFPLLMGFAADALQSQNAAVIVLCFTALYFLVMIPKLKSAPSELK, from the coding sequence ATGGGTTTTGTAGACTTGGTGGGCATTGCAACCAATTACATGAAAGAGGATTTTAAGCTGACCGAAAGCATGGCAGGGCTGCTACCATCTATGGTTTTTCTATGGTTTTTGATCTTTTCCATCCCTACAGGAATTTTAATGAACAAAATCGGACGAAAAAATACGGTTTTACTCAGTTTAGTCATCACTATTTTGGCGCTAGCCATTCCTTTTATTTCATATAATTACGGAATGATGTTGATTTTCTGCTGCCTTCTCGGGATTGGGAACACTCTACTACAAGTGTCACTCAACCCTTTGATTTCAAGCGTAGTAACTGGCGACAAACTAGCAAGCTCTTTAACTTTTGGTCAATTTTTAAAAGCAATTGCTTCTTTTTCTGCTCCCATCATTGCAGTTTGGGCAGCTACGTCTTTGAATGACTGGAAGCTATTGTTCCCTATTTTTATGGTTATTTCGATTTTAGCTGTAATTTTACTAGGCATCACCAAAGTCAACGAACCTGATAAAAGCATCAAAACCTCTTCGTTTTCTGATTGCTTTAAATTATTGGGTGATCAAACCATTCTACTTTGTTTTATAGGCATTTTATGTACCGTTGGGCTAGATGTTGGGGTAAACGTAATGGCACCTAAATTGTTTATCGAACGCCTAGGTTGGTCGATAGAAAAAGCTGGTTACGCAACGAGTGTTTATTTTCTTTTCAGAACGATTGGCAGTTTTTTAGGTGCATTTATTTTGGCTAAATTTTCTTCTAGAATTTTCTATATCATCAGTGTTGCTTGTATATTCATCGCACTTAGCCTTCTATTTGTAGCGCAAAATGATGCTATTTTATACTTTGACGTTGCCATTTTATACTCTGCCATTGCCATTATCGGGTTTGGGAACGCTAATTTGTTTTCAATTTTCTTCTCCAAAGCTTTATTAAACAAGCCAAATCATCAGAATGAAGTTTCTGGTTTGATGGTGATGGGCATTTCTGGTGGAGCAATATTTCCTTTATTAATGGGATTTGCAGCCGATGCTTTGCAGTCTCAAAACGCCGCTGTGATTGTGCTTTGTTTTACGGCTCTTTACTTTTTGGTAATGATTCCTAAATTAAAATCTGCTCCTTCTGAACTTAAGTAA
- the gluP gene encoding glucose/galactose MFS transporter encodes MTNTSKQNYVVPLAFIGLMFFSIGFALGINSYLIPVLKGKLSISSAESYMLLAATFIPFLIFGYPASLLIKKIGYKKTMAFSFLLFAVAFGLFIPSAKAESFILFLIASFVSGTANAYLQASVNPYATILGPIESAAKRISIMGICNKLAWPIAPLFLAFVIGKEIQLVETSDLALPFYIIVGVFLLLGIISLVAPLPEVKAKGEDEEDLTLASETNFATKKSIFDFPHLILGAVALFFYVGVETISLATMVDYSNELGINDKTVLGSDFRIGELASFIPSIGMVIGYICGAILIPKVITQSLALKICSLLAIFGTLAVVLAPAAYSIYFISFMALGCSLMWPAIWPLAMDGLGKFTKTGASLLTMAIAGGAVLPLIFGWLKDSFGMQNAYWLCLPCFLFILFYGMAGHKIRK; translated from the coding sequence ATGACTAATACAAGTAAACAAAACTACGTAGTTCCGCTCGCATTCATTGGGCTTATGTTTTTTTCTATCGGATTTGCACTCGGCATCAACTCCTATCTGATTCCTGTGCTCAAAGGTAAACTAAGCATCTCGTCAGCAGAAAGCTATATGCTACTGGCAGCGACATTCATTCCATTTTTAATTTTTGGATACCCAGCTTCTTTATTGATTAAAAAAATAGGCTACAAAAAAACCATGGCTTTTTCTTTTTTGCTTTTTGCTGTGGCTTTTGGGCTTTTTATTCCATCTGCTAAGGCTGAAAGCTTCATTTTATTTTTAATTGCTTCATTCGTCAGTGGTACGGCAAACGCCTATTTACAAGCTTCGGTAAACCCGTATGCAACGATTTTGGGGCCGATAGAAAGTGCCGCAAAAAGAATCAGTATCATGGGGATTTGCAATAAATTGGCTTGGCCGATTGCACCGCTCTTTTTGGCTTTCGTGATTGGTAAAGAGATCCAATTGGTAGAAACATCAGACTTAGCATTACCATTTTACATCATTGTAGGTGTATTTTTGCTTTTAGGCATTATCTCTTTGGTCGCACCGCTACCAGAAGTGAAAGCTAAAGGGGAAGATGAAGAAGATTTGACTTTGGCTTCTGAAACAAACTTTGCAACTAAAAAATCTATTTTTGATTTTCCGCATCTGATTTTGGGGGCAGTAGCACTATTCTTTTATGTAGGGGTAGAAACAATTTCATTAGCGACAATGGTTGATTACTCTAATGAGCTGGGAATCAATGATAAAACAGTTTTAGGTTCAGATTTCAGAATTGGAGAATTAGCATCCTTTATCCCATCTATCGGTATGGTGATTGGGTATATTTGCGGAGCAATTCTCATTCCAAAAGTGATTACGCAATCTTTAGCACTGAAAATCTGTTCTTTACTAGCCATTTTTGGTACTTTAGCAGTTGTTTTAGCTCCTGCAGCTTACTCGATTTACTTTATTTCATTTATGGCGTTAGGTTGTTCACTTATGTGGCCTGCCATCTGGCCGCTGGCGATGGATGGTCTTGGGAAGTTTACAAAAACAGGCGCATCTTTGCTAACGATGGCTATCGCTGGTGGAGCCGTATTGCCATTGATATTTGGTTGGTTAAAAGATTCTTTTGGTATGCAAAATGCTTATTGGCTATGCTTGCCTTGTTTCTTGTTCATCTTATTCTATGGAATGGCAGGGCACAAAATCAGAAAATAA
- a CDS encoding beta-N-acetylhexosaminidase, translated as MKSIIPLFLLFFLAACSTSQIAKKTTPEIQAAKANSIKDFKIIPLPKSITPTEGQFSLNSSTRIFAEKGLAKEADFLQSYLQLQTGLNLSVAANKASKNQIVLSLDSGISGEEAYTLAINPNEIEIKASTAKGIFYGIQTLRQFFTDGLNAPAGKIVDEPRFVYRGMHLDVGRHFYPVSFIKKYIDILALHKMNNFHWHLTEDQGWRLEIKKYPKLTEIGAYRAETAVEKNFPHSGTNQEYKGDGKRYGGFYTQEEAKEIVRYAAERHINVIPEIEMPGHATAALASYPELGNNTGPYEVIKWWGVFDQIYAPKEETFKFLEDVLLEVFEIFPSEYIHIGGDEAPKKEWKNSAQAQAVIKREGLKDEHELQSYFIQRMEKFINAHGRKIIGWDEILEGGLAPNATVMSWRGTQGGIHAAKENHDVIMTPTDFLYFDYYQDKKDAETKTPFGIGGLVTPEKTYSFNPMPEELSADKQKHILGAQGNIWTEYIKDGNHVEYMLLPRLGALSEVDWTPNELKNYKDWKNRMQNLKFIYDKMDLNYAPYIFE; from the coding sequence ATGAAGAGTATTATTCCATTATTTCTGCTATTTTTTTTAGCAGCTTGTTCGACTTCGCAAATCGCGAAAAAAACAACGCCTGAAATTCAAGCAGCAAAAGCAAATTCTATCAAGGATTTTAAAATCATTCCTTTACCCAAAAGCATTACCCCTACAGAAGGGCAGTTTAGCTTAAATTCATCTACACGCATCTTTGCTGAAAAGGGGTTAGCCAAAGAAGCTGATTTTCTTCAATCGTATTTGCAATTACAGACTGGCTTAAATTTATCTGTTGCGGCAAATAAAGCTTCTAAAAATCAAATTGTTTTAAGTTTAGACTCTGGCATTTCTGGTGAAGAGGCTTATACCTTAGCGATTAATCCCAATGAAATTGAAATCAAAGCTTCTACCGCAAAGGGGATTTTCTACGGTATACAAACATTGCGTCAGTTTTTCACTGATGGTTTAAACGCTCCAGCGGGTAAAATCGTTGATGAACCACGTTTTGTTTATCGTGGTATGCATTTAGACGTTGGACGCCATTTTTACCCTGTTTCATTCATCAAAAAATACATTGATATTTTAGCTTTGCACAAGATGAACAATTTCCACTGGCACTTGACTGAGGACCAAGGTTGGCGTCTTGAAATCAAAAAATACCCGAAATTAACTGAAATAGGTGCTTACCGTGCTGAGACAGCTGTTGAGAAAAATTTTCCTCATTCTGGTACAAATCAAGAGTATAAAGGTGACGGCAAAAGATATGGCGGATTCTACACTCAAGAGGAAGCTAAAGAAATTGTAAGATATGCAGCTGAAAGACACATTAATGTGATTCCTGAAATTGAAATGCCTGGACACGCAACTGCTGCTTTAGCGAGTTACCCAGAATTGGGAAATAATACTGGTCCTTATGAAGTCATCAAATGGTGGGGCGTCTTTGACCAAATTTACGCACCTAAAGAGGAAACTTTTAAATTTTTGGAAGATGTTCTTTTAGAAGTTTTTGAAATTTTCCCGAGCGAATACATCCACATCGGTGGTGATGAAGCGCCTAAGAAAGAATGGAAAAATAGTGCTCAGGCTCAGGCTGTCATCAAAAGAGAAGGGCTAAAAGATGAGCATGAACTGCAAAGTTATTTCATTCAGCGTATGGAAAAATTCATCAATGCCCATGGTAGAAAAATCATCGGCTGGGATGAAATTTTGGAAGGTGGTTTGGCGCCAAACGCTACCGTAATGAGCTGGAGAGGAACTCAAGGTGGAATCCATGCGGCAAAAGAAAATCATGATGTCATTATGACTCCGACTGATTTCTTATACTTTGATTATTACCAAGATAAAAAAGATGCTGAGACCAAAACTCCTTTTGGTATTGGTGGGTTGGTAACTCCTGAGAAAACTTACTCATTTAACCCCATGCCCGAGGAGTTGAGTGCTGATAAGCAAAAGCATATTCTAGGTGCACAAGGAAACATCTGGACTGAATACATCAAAGATGGAAATCATGTTGAGTATATGCTGTTACCAAGATTAGGTGCTTTGTCTGAAGTCGACTGGACGCCTAATGAGCTAAAAAATTATAAAGATTGGAAAAATAGAATGCAAAATTTGAAATTCATTTATGATAAAATGGATTTAAACTATGCTCCTTATATTTTTGAATAA
- the nadE gene encoding NAD(+) synthase codes for MRTNQVIDFITQWMKDYTLSARQKGLVIGISGGIDSAVTSTLAAKTGLPTLVIDMPIHQKKDQQSRGLEHITWLKSKFDNVESLSLDLTSTFDEFVKVVEPENQEQTLLSLANTRARLRMATLYYYAGIHHYLVTGTGNKIEDFGVGFFTKYGDGGVDISPIADLMKSEVYEIAKELNIISSIQQAKPTDGLWEDNRTDEDQIGASYDELEWAMNVLLGSQKKPTDLTERQKEVLAIFQRLNKAMQHKVNPIPVAKIPKELR; via the coding sequence ATGAGAACAAATCAGGTGATAGATTTTATTACGCAATGGATGAAAGATTACACGCTCAGTGCGAGGCAGAAAGGTCTAGTTATTGGCATTTCTGGAGGGATTGATAGCGCCGTAACCTCCACTTTGGCGGCCAAAACAGGCTTGCCTACTCTAGTTATCGACATGCCAATTCATCAAAAAAAAGACCAACAAAGTCGGGGGCTAGAGCATATAACTTGGCTGAAAAGTAAATTTGATAATGTAGAAAGTTTAAGTTTGGATTTGACTTCAACTTTTGATGAATTTGTAAAAGTTGTAGAGCCAGAGAATCAAGAGCAAACTTTGTTGAGCTTGGCCAATACCCGAGCACGACTGAGAATGGCAACACTATATTATTACGCTGGAATTCACCATTACTTGGTTACTGGCACGGGAAATAAAATTGAAGATTTTGGTGTTGGCTTCTTTACTAAATATGGTGACGGAGGAGTTGATATTTCGCCCATTGCGGATTTGATGAAAAGTGAAGTTTATGAAATAGCAAAAGAACTAAACATTATATCAAGCATTCAGCAAGCAAAACCCACTGATGGCCTGTGGGAGGATAATCGAACCGATGAAGACCAAATTGGCGCTAGCTACGATGAGTTGGAATGGGCAATGAATGTGCTGCTGGGAAGTCAAAAAAAACCGACTGATTTAACTGAACGGCAAAAAGAAGTTTTAGCCATTTTTCAGCGATTGAATAAAGCAATGCAGCATAAAGTAAACCCGATACCAGTGGCTAAAATTCCAAAGGAATTAAGATGA
- the gldC gene encoding gliding motility protein GldC has translation MKKSENQEKKSNISVEISLDENHVPDRLEWSAPDGGINHQPTKAVMLSFWDETKKEALRIDLWTKDMPIDDMKIFFHQVFVSMSNSYENATSDKNTAKLIREFAETYAKASEIID, from the coding sequence ATGAAAAAATCAGAAAATCAAGAAAAGAAATCTAATATTTCTGTAGAAATTAGTTTAGATGAAAATCATGTACCTGACCGTCTGGAGTGGTCTGCCCCAGATGGCGGCATCAACCATCAGCCTACCAAAGCGGTAATGCTTTCCTTTTGGGATGAGACTAAAAAAGAAGCTTTGAGAATTGATTTGTGGACAAAAGATATGCCTATAGATGATATGAAGATTTTTTTTCATCAAGTTTTTGTTTCGATGTCTAATTCTTATGAGAATGCCACAAGCGACAAAAATACGGCTAAGCTGATTCGTGAATTTGCTGAAACTTATGCAAAAGCTTCTGAAATTATTGATTAA
- a CDS encoding ABC transporter ATP-binding protein, which translates to MKELWTLNKHLAKYKWRLLVGVLIIIVLNFLSVYTVRFVGDAINFIEEIILARDKDSKHIQQLLKYGAIIIGLPIIAGFLQFLMRQTLIVTSRYIEFDLKNTIYQHYQFLDLNFYKSHRIGDLMNRISEDVGYVRQYLGPGIMYPINLVCLTIILIVEMLRVDQVMTIYTLISLPFLSGLVYLLSSHINKKSQIVQAEQSNISAFVQDIFSGIHVVKSYNQSNTVKRNYNIKAKTYKKKSIELANIEAFFTPLIIIVIGLSQILILYMGGIRYIKGEISEIGTLAQFFMYLNMLIWPFTSLGWVSMVIQRAEASMLRINEFLNTKPAVFNTNSKDFQLIGKIEFRDVSYTHKNTGILAINHLSFTLMPGKTLAILGKTGSGKTTLAQLIVRLFDPDEGQVLLDDQDVKDLNLASLRQQIGFVPQEAFLFSDTLAENLLFALDEKDLSKAKEYAKKADVHENIVHFSQGYETKVGERGVTLSGGQKQRISIARALIKQPKILIFDDSLSAVDTETEENILQNINSETEDKTTLIITHRVSSAKNADRIIYLENGRIKEEGTHQELLELNGEYQKLYQMQIENNTHYFKGLD; encoded by the coding sequence ATGAAAGAGCTATGGACATTAAATAAACATCTTGCTAAATACAAATGGCGTCTTTTGGTGGGTGTTCTCATCATCATCGTGTTAAATTTTTTATCGGTTTACACGGTTCGTTTTGTTGGTGATGCGATCAACTTTATAGAAGAAATCATTCTAGCAAGAGACAAAGATTCCAAACATATTCAGCAGCTGTTAAAATATGGTGCCATCATTATAGGACTGCCCATCATTGCTGGATTTTTACAATTTTTAATGCGCCAAACATTGATTGTTACTTCTCGCTACATTGAATTCGACTTGAAAAACACCATTTATCAACATTATCAGTTTTTAGATTTAAATTTTTATAAATCCCACCGCATCGGTGATTTAATGAATCGAATCAGTGAAGATGTTGGCTACGTTCGGCAATATTTAGGCCCAGGTATTATGTACCCCATCAATCTTGTTTGTTTAACGATTATTTTAATCGTTGAGATGCTTCGTGTAGATCAGGTCATGACCATTTATACACTCATCTCTTTACCATTTTTATCGGGGTTGGTCTATTTGCTGAGTAGTCACATCAATAAAAAAAGTCAAATCGTGCAAGCAGAGCAATCAAATATTTCTGCCTTTGTACAAGATATTTTTTCTGGTATTCATGTGGTTAAATCCTATAACCAATCCAATACAGTTAAAAGAAATTATAATATAAAAGCAAAAACTTACAAGAAAAAATCTATTGAGCTGGCTAATATTGAGGCTTTCTTCACTCCGCTAATAATTATTGTGATTGGGCTGAGTCAAATTTTAATTCTATACATGGGCGGGATACGCTACATCAAGGGTGAAATTAGCGAAATAGGAACTTTAGCTCAATTTTTCATGTACCTAAATATGCTTATATGGCCATTCACATCATTGGGTTGGGTTTCGATGGTCATTCAACGAGCAGAGGCATCTATGCTACGCATCAATGAGTTTCTCAATACCAAACCTGCTGTTTTCAACACTAATTCTAAAGACTTTCAACTAATAGGTAAAATTGAATTTAGGGATGTTTCTTATACGCATAAAAATACAGGAATTTTGGCCATCAATCACTTAAGTTTTACTTTAATGCCTGGTAAAACTTTAGCTATTTTGGGCAAAACTGGCTCAGGAAAGACAACTTTGGCACAACTCATCGTTCGATTATTTGACCCTGATGAAGGTCAAGTTTTGCTTGATGACCAAGATGTAAAAGATTTAAATTTAGCTTCTCTACGCCAGCAGATTGGGTTTGTGCCACAAGAAGCCTTTTTATTCTCTGACACTTTGGCTGAAAATTTACTTTTTGCTTTGGATGAGAAAGACCTCAGCAAAGCAAAAGAATATGCTAAAAAAGCTGATGTGCATGAGAATATAGTGCATTTTTCTCAAGGTTATGAAACTAAAGTTGGTGAACGCGGCGTTACCTTATCGGGTGGGCAAAAACAGAGAATTTCTATTGCACGCGCTTTAATCAAGCAACCTAAAATTTTAATCTTTGATGATAGTTTGTCTGCCGTAGATACTGAAACTGAGGAAAACATTTTGCAGAACATCAATTCCGAAACAGAAGATAAAACCACGCTCATCATTACTCACCGAGTATCTTCTGCTAAAAACGCTGACCGCATTATCTACTTAGAAAATGGGAGAATTAAAGAAGAAGGGACGCACCAAGAGCTGCTCGAGCTAAATGGGGAGTACCAAAAACTTTATCAGATGCAAATAGAAAATAATACGCATTATTTTAAAGGCTTAGATTAA
- a CDS encoding TonB-dependent receptor — MERVLTPKQKALEINLDRSIYGSFAEIGAGQETVRFFYRAGGASGTLAKAMSAYDKDFSDSIYGRENDGRYVTEERLKRMLGHEFRLIEERLDAEQHRGQRFFAYANTVTTIDYAKKYKGHGWVGIKFQIEPGEECSEIILHVRFKENTAHLQQETLGILGINLIYGAYYYYDNPRKLLDSLYDMMDLDQIEIDMINFSGSRFKYVDNRLMSLHLLRNGMTQAVMFGPDGMNILPASIFYKKHIFALRGSFRPVTNVNIDMLNQGLKMFKNQYNEITEENLEVLFEITLSNLSQEGEIDERDFLNRADILCRLGYNVLISNFSEYYKLVEYFANFTKERTQIGISMGVNNLIAVFNEKYYTDLSGGIMEAFGKLFKRNVNIYLYPYISRETGELLNSNNLKVNDNLKDLYKYFKKNGRIIDVEDFNQSYLKIYSKEILKQIPKCKEGWEDSLPGDIADFIKTKGLFGYDSDKCKYISTE, encoded by the coding sequence ATGGAAAGAGTATTAACCCCTAAACAGAAAGCTTTAGAAATTAACTTAGACCGAAGTATTTATGGCTCTTTTGCTGAAATTGGTGCTGGGCAAGAAACCGTTCGTTTTTTTTATCGAGCAGGAGGAGCCAGTGGGACTTTAGCCAAAGCCATGTCAGCCTATGACAAAGACTTTAGTGACTCCATTTATGGGCGGGAGAATGATGGCCGCTACGTGACTGAAGAACGTTTAAAACGAATGCTTGGCCATGAATTCCGTTTGATAGAAGAACGCCTAGATGCAGAACAGCACAGAGGGCAGCGTTTCTTTGCTTATGCCAATACCGTTACTACAATAGATTATGCTAAAAAATATAAAGGCCACGGATGGGTCGGAATCAAATTTCAAATAGAACCAGGAGAGGAGTGCAGTGAAATTATTTTGCACGTTCGGTTCAAAGAAAATACAGCACATTTGCAGCAAGAGACCCTAGGTATTTTGGGAATTAACTTGATTTACGGAGCCTATTATTATTATGATAATCCACGTAAACTGCTGGATTCTCTCTATGATATGATGGATTTAGATCAAATTGAAATCGATATGATTAATTTCTCAGGTTCAAGATTTAAATATGTAGATAATCGATTGATGAGTTTACATTTATTAAGAAACGGAATGACGCAAGCCGTGATGTTTGGCCCAGATGGAATGAATATTTTACCAGCTTCTATTTTTTACAAAAAACACATTTTTGCATTGAGAGGAAGCTTCAGACCTGTGACCAACGTAAACATTGATATGCTCAACCAAGGTTTGAAAATGTTTAAAAATCAATATAATGAAATTACAGAGGAAAACTTAGAAGTTTTGTTTGAAATTACACTGAGCAACTTGAGTCAAGAAGGTGAAATCGATGAGCGTGATTTCTTAAACCGTGCTGATATTCTCTGCCGATTAGGTTATAATGTGTTGATTTCTAACTTTTCAGAATATTATAAATTGGTAGAATACTTTGCTAATTTCACCAAAGAAAGAACTCAAATTGGCATTTCAATGGGAGTTAACAATCTAATTGCGGTGTTTAATGAGAAATATTACACAGACTTAAGTGGCGGAATTATGGAAGCCTTTGGGAAATTATTCAAGCGAAATGTCAATATTTATCTCTACCCATACATTAGTAGAGAAACAGGAGAGCTACTCAATAGTAATAACCTGAAGGTAAATGATAACTTGAAAGATCTCTACAAATATTTCAAAAAAAATGGTAGAATCATAGATGTAGAAGATTTTAATCAAAGTTATCTCAAAATTTATTCTAAAGAAATACTGAAGCAGATCCCTAAATGCAAAGAGGGCTGGGAAGATAGTCTGCCAGGTGATATTGCGGATTTCATCAAAACCAAGGGGCTTTTTGGCTATGATTCAGATAAATGTAAGTATATCTCGACAGAATAA
- a CDS encoding MBL fold metallo-hydrolase, protein MRDINNKIIFLGTGTSQGVPPIGCTHPVCLSTNAKDKRLRSSIFIHYKQKKILIDCGPDFRQQMLRSQLTDVDFILITHEHNDHIIGLDDVRPINFKQNKDMPIYALPRVMRQLKSRFNYAFGDIKYPGLPAFEPIEIGLEAFIADGIEITPIEVMHGKLPILGYRIGSIAYLTDVSHLPAKEYKKLEDLEILIISSLRKEPTHHAHMTLAESLILSQKIKAKKTYLTHISHMMGFHEDVQRELPENVFLAFDELSISF, encoded by the coding sequence ATGCGGGACATCAATAATAAAATCATTTTTTTAGGCACAGGAACTTCACAAGGCGTTCCACCCATTGGTTGTACACACCCAGTATGCTTATCTACTAATGCCAAAGACAAAAGATTAAGGAGTTCTATTTTTATTCATTACAAGCAAAAAAAAATATTAATTGACTGCGGGCCCGATTTTCGGCAACAGATGTTACGAAGTCAATTAACCGATGTCGATTTCATTTTAATCACCCACGAGCATAATGACCATATCATCGGTTTAGATGACGTTCGCCCCATTAACTTCAAGCAAAATAAAGATATGCCAATCTATGCATTACCTCGGGTGATGAGGCAACTTAAATCTCGGTTTAATTACGCCTTTGGTGACATCAAATACCCTGGTTTGCCAGCTTTTGAACCTATCGAAATTGGGCTAGAAGCATTCATTGCTGATGGCATTGAAATTACTCCCATAGAAGTTATGCATGGTAAGCTACCCATTCTAGGTTATCGCATAGGAAGCATCGCGTACTTGACAGACGTTAGCCACCTGCCAGCGAAAGAATATAAAAAACTAGAAGATTTAGAAATACTGATTATCAGCTCATTGAGAAAAGAGCCAACACACCATGCTCACATGACTTTAGCCGAATCACTGATCTTGAGCCAAAAAATTAAGGCTAAAAAAACCTATCTAACTCACATAAGTCACATGATGGGATTTCATGAGGATGTGCAACGAGAATTACCAGAAAATGTTTTTTTAGCCTTTGATGAATTATCAATCAGCTTCTAA
- a CDS encoding PUR family DNA/RNA-binding protein: MEGIKNESGAEEIYSKALRAGRRTYFFDVRETRAGDYYLTITESKKNTNDDGSYYFKKHKIYLYKEDFEGFREHLDKITDFILNEKGEEVISEKHQSSYDENSDERGNDSSVDKFTDITFDDI; this comes from the coding sequence ATGGAAGGAATTAAAAATGAAAGTGGAGCGGAAGAAATTTATTCTAAAGCTTTGCGCGCAGGTAGAAGAACTTATTTTTTTGATGTAAGGGAAACACGTGCAGGTGATTACTATTTAACGATAACTGAAAGTAAGAAAAATACAAACGATGATGGGTCGTATTATTTCAAAAAGCATAAAATCTACTTGTATAAAGAAGATTTTGAAGGCTTTAGAGAACATTTAGATAAAATTACCGATTTTATTTTGAATGAAAAAGGTGAAGAAGTCATCTCAGAAAAACACCAATCTAGCTATGATGAAAATAGCGATGAGAGAGGAAATGACTCTTCTGTCGATAAATTTACAGATATTACATTTGATGATATTTAG